In Frederiksenia canicola, the sequence GGATCTGACCGCTTGTTGCTTGCAACGCTGGAATTTTGAGCGTAAATTCCTTGAATTCCCCAAACAACAAGAGAGCGAAAAATGAATCAATTACCTGAATTTATTGAAGTAAGCCCTGAAGTCTGTTTAGAAAAGATAGCGTTGCGTCATTGTGCATCCATGTTTGAACAGATTGATCGTCATCGGGATTATTTGGCGAATTATGTTGATTGGACTCGCTTTAATACCAAGTTGGAAGATTCTCAACATTTTGTCAAACAATGTGAAGAGGACGCAGATAAAGGCGAAAGCGTTGTTTGGGCAATTTGTGTCAATGATTATGCCATGGGGACAATCAGTTTTAATAAACCAATTGATTGGCAAAATAGCACGGTTTATCTCGGTTACTGGCTTTCGCCTGAGGCACAAGGTGTTGGCATTATGACTCAAAGTGTGAATGCGGTGATTGAAGCGACTAACGAACTGTTTTCTGATTATATTTTACGTTGTGCTGTGCATAATGAAGCCAGTAATAATGTCGCCAAACGATGCGGCTTTGAAT encodes:
- a CDS encoding GNAT family N-acetyltransferase; translation: MNQLPEFIEVSPEVCLEKIALRHCASMFEQIDRHRDYLANYVDWTRFNTKLEDSQHFVKQCEEDADKGESVVWAICVNDYAMGTISFNKPIDWQNSTVYLGYWLSPEAQGVGIMTQSVNAVIEATNELFSDYILRCAVHNEASNNVAKRCGFEFVETKENAEKIGAVMYAQHIYKKSVGKA